In a genomic window of Saccharothrix sp. HUAS TT1:
- the eccCa gene encoding type VII secretion protein EccCa, translating into MSTTTVKRRPRASGPELPEGEEELQEPPVMPEPAARDFGSALMFIPMAIGPIAMILVFSSAGAGASPMIYVMGGAMGIAMITMGLSQLGRAGSERKRKLNSERRDYLRYIDQLRTRARKTADEQRAAVAWNNPDPSWLWSVASGPRLWERRGSHDDFARIRIGLGTQQAAMEFTPPSTKPIEDLEPLSAISLRRFSETYRTVGGIPISVGLRSFTSVEFAGDPDAAVELVRAMLAQLATFHAPDELRVAVLTGEANQAGWDWVKWLPHNAHPTARGAAGPLPMLACDHDELMTLLGPEVTGRGEHDKSAFPSVTEPFLVVVAHLAHVPESSPLFGGGLRNAVLLDVTGVMPGGAKVLRLTCRDDVVEFPVGEGVGSATRDRLSGTRAEALARLLAPKRTSGTVDVVERPFEQDFELTTLLGIRDPHTFDVAAQWRIKTPQRARLQVPIGVTEDGEVVELDLKESAQGGMGPHGMLIGATGSGKSELLRTLVCALVATHSSEVLNLVLVDFKGGATFLGMDRLPHTSAMITNLADELPLVDRMQDSLNGEMIRRQELLRESGHASLFDYEKARLAGSPLPPLPTLLVVVDEFSELLGSKPEFMELFVSIGRLGRSLGVHLLLASQRLDEGRIHRVEGHLSYRIALRTFSSMESRSVIGVGDAYELPSAPGNGYLKIDTTTLVRFKGAYVSGPTAVAAPVGTTAAPTTTHDRVLPFHTYAHPLQHVQVTEEPDEAEERAKPEAPVDAPSLAEVLIDRLSGAGAAARQVWLPPLASPPSLDSLLPSVLPHPELGMTVLDPAVRGHLRIPVGVVDRPYEQVRELLAADLSGSDGHVGVVGAPQTGKSTLLRTLVLALATTHTPEEVQFYGLDFGGGGLMSIGGLPHVGSIATRMERDRVTRTVQEVTQIMERREQAFADHGFESMNAYRKARRTGVIEDPYGDVFLIVDGWFTLRQDFADLEGSLTEIAARGLSFGIHLVVSSSRWSEIRPWLRDVLGTRFELRLGDPMESEVQGRKAATVPNQPGRGLTSSGFHFLAALPRLDGSSDTDDLTSVTKAMAEEIRTFWPGRSAPGVRLLPTKLPVVELPPPDGDLRVCLGQDEQRLAPVWHDFSVVPHLIALGDAETGKTNALRLVLRSVVQGYRPDQAKVVLGDAQRDLDGVVPDEYLVGHAVSTDALTDLATKAAVSLHKRVPGADISSERLRRRDWWEGPQLFVVVDDYELMGAGSGMGTPLDALMPMLAQGVHIGFHLIVARSSANAMRGMMDPVLRRLWELGTPALLFSYPKEEGKFLGEAAPRTLPPGRAQLVTRRGVKLVQTGFVPVPQPAGSLS; encoded by the coding sequence GTGAGCACCACCACCGTCAAGCGGCGACCACGCGCGTCGGGCCCCGAGCTGCCGGAGGGCGAGGAAGAGCTGCAGGAGCCACCGGTGATGCCGGAGCCCGCCGCGCGCGACTTCGGCTCCGCGCTGATGTTCATCCCGATGGCCATCGGTCCGATCGCGATGATCCTGGTGTTCTCGTCGGCGGGCGCCGGCGCGTCGCCGATGATCTACGTGATGGGCGGCGCGATGGGCATCGCCATGATCACGATGGGGCTGAGCCAGCTCGGTCGCGCCGGTTCCGAGCGCAAGCGCAAGCTCAATTCGGAGCGGCGCGACTACCTGCGCTACATCGACCAGTTGCGCACCCGGGCCCGCAAGACCGCCGACGAGCAGCGCGCCGCGGTGGCCTGGAACAACCCGGACCCGTCGTGGCTGTGGTCGGTCGCGAGCGGGCCCCGGCTGTGGGAGCGGCGCGGCAGCCACGACGACTTCGCCCGCATCCGCATCGGGTTGGGCACGCAGCAGGCGGCGATGGAGTTCACGCCGCCGTCCACCAAGCCGATCGAGGACCTGGAGCCGCTCTCGGCGATCTCGCTGCGGCGGTTCAGCGAGACCTACCGCACCGTGGGCGGCATCCCGATCTCGGTGGGGCTGCGCAGCTTCACCAGCGTGGAGTTCGCGGGCGACCCGGACGCCGCGGTCGAGCTGGTCCGCGCCATGCTCGCCCAGCTGGCCACCTTCCACGCGCCCGACGAGCTGCGGGTGGCGGTGCTCACCGGCGAGGCCAACCAGGCCGGCTGGGACTGGGTGAAGTGGTTGCCGCACAACGCCCACCCGACGGCGCGCGGTGCCGCCGGCCCGCTGCCGATGCTGGCGTGCGACCACGACGAGCTGATGACCCTGCTCGGCCCCGAGGTCACCGGGCGCGGTGAGCACGACAAGTCCGCCTTCCCCAGCGTCACCGAGCCGTTCCTGGTGGTGGTCGCGCACCTGGCGCACGTGCCGGAGTCGTCACCGCTGTTCGGCGGGGGCCTGCGCAACGCGGTGCTGCTCGACGTCACGGGCGTGATGCCCGGTGGCGCCAAGGTGCTGCGCCTGACCTGCCGCGACGACGTGGTGGAGTTCCCCGTGGGCGAGGGCGTCGGCAGCGCCACGCGCGACCGCCTCAGCGGGACCCGCGCGGAGGCGCTGGCCCGGCTCCTCGCGCCCAAGCGCACCAGCGGCACCGTCGACGTGGTCGAGCGACCGTTCGAGCAGGACTTCGAGCTGACCACGCTGCTGGGAATCCGCGACCCGCACACGTTCGACGTGGCCGCGCAGTGGCGGATCAAGACCCCGCAGCGGGCCCGGTTGCAGGTGCCGATCGGCGTCACCGAGGACGGCGAGGTCGTAGAACTCGACCTGAAGGAGTCGGCGCAGGGCGGCATGGGGCCGCACGGCATGCTGATCGGCGCCACCGGCTCGGGCAAGAGCGAGCTGCTGCGCACCCTGGTGTGCGCGCTGGTGGCCACGCACTCGTCGGAAGTGCTCAACCTCGTGCTGGTGGACTTCAAGGGCGGCGCGACGTTCCTCGGCATGGACCGGCTGCCGCACACCTCGGCGATGATCACCAACCTGGCCGACGAGCTGCCGCTGGTCGACCGGATGCAGGACTCGCTCAACGGCGAGATGATCCGCCGCCAGGAGCTGCTGCGGGAGAGCGGCCACGCCTCGCTGTTCGACTACGAGAAGGCGCGCCTGGCGGGCAGCCCGCTGCCGCCGCTGCCGACGCTGCTGGTCGTGGTGGACGAGTTCAGCGAGCTGCTGGGCAGCAAGCCGGAGTTCATGGAGCTGTTCGTCTCCATCGGACGTTTGGGGCGCAGCCTCGGCGTGCACCTGCTGCTCGCCTCGCAGCGCCTGGACGAGGGTCGCATCCACCGCGTGGAAGGCCACCTGTCCTACCGCATCGCCCTGCGGACGTTCTCCTCGATGGAGTCGCGCAGCGTCATCGGCGTCGGCGACGCCTACGAGCTGCCGTCGGCCCCGGGCAACGGCTACCTCAAGATCGACACGACCACCCTGGTGCGCTTCAAGGGCGCTTACGTGTCCGGGCCGACGGCCGTGGCCGCGCCGGTCGGCACGACGGCGGCGCCCACCACGACGCACGACCGCGTGCTGCCGTTCCACACCTACGCGCATCCCCTGCAGCACGTGCAGGTCACCGAGGAACCGGACGAGGCCGAGGAGCGGGCGAAGCCGGAAGCCCCGGTGGACGCGCCGAGCCTGGCCGAGGTGCTGATCGACCGCCTGTCCGGCGCGGGCGCGGCCGCGCGGCAGGTGTGGCTGCCGCCGCTGGCCAGCCCGCCGAGCCTGGACAGCCTGCTGCCCAGCGTGCTGCCCCACCCCGAGCTGGGCATGACCGTGCTGGACCCGGCGGTGCGCGGGCACCTGCGCATCCCGGTCGGCGTGGTCGACCGCCCCTACGAGCAGGTGCGCGAACTCCTGGCCGCCGACCTGTCCGGTTCGGACGGCCACGTCGGCGTGGTGGGCGCCCCGCAGACGGGCAAGTCGACGCTGCTGCGCACCCTCGTGCTGGCCCTCGCGACCACCCACACCCCCGAGGAGGTCCAGTTCTACGGGCTGGACTTCGGCGGCGGTGGCCTGATGTCGATCGGCGGCCTGCCGCACGTCGGCTCGATCGCCACCCGCATGGAGCGCGACCGCGTCACGCGCACCGTGCAGGAGGTCACGCAGATCATGGAGCGGCGGGAGCAGGCGTTCGCCGACCACGGCTTCGAGTCGATGAACGCCTACCGCAAGGCACGACGCACCGGCGTGATCGAGGACCCCTACGGCGACGTGTTCCTCATCGTCGACGGCTGGTTCACGCTGCGGCAGGACTTCGCCGACCTGGAGGGCAGCCTCACCGAGATCGCCGCGCGTGGCCTGTCCTTCGGCATCCACCTGGTGGTCAGCTCCTCGCGCTGGTCGGAGATCCGCCCGTGGCTGCGCGACGTGCTCGGCACCCGCTTCGAGCTGCGCCTGGGCGACCCGATGGAGTCCGAGGTCCAGGGCCGCAAGGCCGCGACCGTGCCCAACCAGCCCGGCCGCGGCCTCACCAGCTCCGGGTTCCACTTCCTCGCCGCGCTGCCCCGGCTCGACGGCAGCTCGGACACCGACGACCTGACGTCGGTCACCAAGGCGATGGCCGAGGAGATCCGCACGTTCTGGCCGGGCCGCAGCGCACCGGGCGTGCGGTTGCTGCCGACGAAGCTGCCCGTGGTGGAGCTGCCCCCGCCGGACGGGGACCTGCGCGTGTGCCTCGGGCAGGACGAGCAGCGGCTGGCCCCGGTGTGGCACGACTTCTCGGTGGTGCCACACCTGATCGCCCTGGGCGACGCGGAGACCGGCAAGACCAACGCGCTGCGGCTGGTGCTGCGCTCGGTGGTCCAGGGCTACCGCCCCGACCAGGCCAAGGTCGTGCTGGGCGACGCGCAGCGCGACCTCGACGGCGTCGTGCCCGACGAGTACCTCGTGGGGCACGCGGTGAGCACCGACGCGCTGACGGACCTCGCCACCAAGGCCGCGGTCTCGCTGCACAAGCGCGTCCCCGGCGCGGACATCTCCTCCGAGCGGCTGCGCCGCCGCGACTGGTGGGAGGGCCCGCAGCTCTTCGTGGTCGTCGACGACTACGAGCTGATGGGCGCGGGTTCCGGCATGGGCACGCCGCTGGACGCCCTGATGCCGATGCTCGCCCAGGGCGTGCACATCGGCTTCCACCTGATCGTCGCGCGCAGCAGCGCCAACGCCATGAGAGGCATGATGGACCCCGTCCTGCGCCGGCTTTGGGAGCTGGGCACCCCCGCGCTGCTGTTCTCCTACCCCAAGGAAGAGGGCAAGTTCCTCGGCGAGGCCGCGCCCCGCACGCTGCCGCCCGGCCGGGCGCAGCTCGTCACGCGGCGCGGGGTGAAGCTCGTGCAGACCGGCTTCGTGCCCGTGCCGCAGCCCGCCGGGAGCCTGTCGTGA
- a CDS encoding WXG100 family type VII secretion target, with the protein MNAPISTTTPGMLRAAGLFQETQNLATQGVRSVEETLDVLRASWRGDAYNAYRTSMNNWFEDCSVIIKALGDMINLVQDHAVTTTRGEDSNVQIASAIPTGPGLGI; encoded by the coding sequence ATGAATGCACCGATTTCCACCACCACCCCAGGCATGCTGCGGGCCGCCGGGTTGTTCCAGGAGACGCAGAACCTCGCGACGCAAGGTGTGCGCAGCGTCGAGGAGACGCTGGACGTCCTCCGGGCCAGTTGGCGCGGCGACGCGTACAACGCGTACCGGACCTCCATGAACAACTGGTTCGAGGACTGCTCGGTGATCATCAAGGCACTGGGCGACATGATCAACCTGGTGCAGGACCACGCGGTCACCACCACCCGCGGCGAGGACAGCAACGTCCAGATCGCCTCCGCCATCCCCACCGGCCCCGGCCTGGGCATCTGA
- a CDS encoding WXG100 family type VII secretion target — protein sequence MPDPEEKTSGPENGTVHDPKTDGVYGVGNGVGEGSAADYDTMDWKQIQAVITGAAAVGKTDSDGRPIDRAAIEQRMETVSNPASLWNAAEDLRWVQEALKAVGVNLEQQVKSLTGEDGPWQGEASEAFQTLMKPLTDAFRFAAEQIAGGRAGSQSAPQQLWAAGDYLDWARRTVWDINRHYSAEIARIANAYNGIETQFDHRTGRPVIEPRSGEEGHIRYRMDNGNIWINWNQQVVTMMSNDMRKVLKTLAAQYDSVTLQKAPRQVTTPKGDGNLGNLPNPSGNGDPNEEYKDLVDRLLNRDGPSTPDWDELFNRLGPGDGSNSPDWDELFNRTDPGDGSNTPDWDELFNRTDPGGGSGGPGPEIPNAADIELPPGTEKSLDSAPPGINDFEGITPPPGVDIPDLSGSGQPGPPTSFNPGELPGGAPLPGLDGLGPGVQTPPLPDPAGFTPGEFGSGAPGGLPGGIPLPTLPGGLPSPATGGVPRPAPFTPTGGPGTGSTGPVDVTPAEFTAVPPPDLDSAGPLLPPELPSPADWAAGQPPGLGSSPGDRGVPPMMPPMAPMSPPQGGGAGDRSDASGLIGGEVEPWEGAGVPGLGDPQGLVELPSVEPQEWAASPQAGGVPAGGLGSGVPPMMPPMAPMSPPQGGGAGDRSDASGLIGGEVEPWEGVAPSGVGDPLGLVELPSVEPQEWAASPQAGGVPAGGLGSGVPPMMPPMAPMSPPQGGGAGDRSDASGLIGGESQPWEGVTPAGVGDPQGLAELPSVEPQEWAASPQAGGVPAGGLGSGVPPMMPPMAPTPPAPQGGGAGDRSDASGLIGGESQPWEGAAPAGVGDPQGLVEVPSVEPQEWAASPQQQAGAVGSGVPPMMPPMAPTPPAPQGGGAGDRSDASGLIGGESRPWEVGGLPGSGDPGQPGDVAPTTPQEWAVAGGAGVVPDAVPAQPAVEPVVAASEPEPPSLPADGRIAPGEGDAPLVVPPAGAAPPAVAPPVAVPPVLTPPVVVPPATGTPTTGTPTTGTPSGNQPAANQPARQPDRAGGEGASGNPRKDRAAVAPVLLPGHVDAPATPPVDEDVVPVIDLDVEEDTSAWGATGAVGLLWGASKATRRDDDDDEPAPAPDYALRDSAPWQHSSSTAVRVQPPPATRPRDGSSVPKPYFPDDDMPMAGDQEVPEEVEEIGEPEADEEAERTASDLLKQDERVWGAPAPRVPGVIE from the coding sequence ATGCCCGACCCGGAAGAGAAAACGTCAGGCCCCGAAAACGGGACGGTCCACGACCCCAAGACCGACGGTGTGTACGGCGTCGGCAACGGCGTCGGCGAGGGGTCGGCGGCGGATTACGACACCATGGACTGGAAGCAGATCCAGGCCGTGATCACGGGTGCGGCGGCGGTCGGCAAGACCGACTCCGACGGTCGTCCGATCGACCGGGCGGCCATCGAGCAGCGCATGGAGACGGTGTCCAACCCCGCGTCCCTGTGGAACGCCGCGGAGGACCTGCGCTGGGTGCAGGAGGCGCTGAAGGCGGTCGGCGTCAACCTGGAGCAGCAGGTCAAGTCCCTCACCGGCGAGGACGGGCCCTGGCAGGGTGAGGCGTCCGAGGCGTTCCAGACGCTGATGAAGCCGCTCACCGACGCGTTCCGCTTCGCCGCCGAGCAGATCGCGGGTGGTCGGGCGGGCTCGCAGTCGGCCCCCCAGCAGTTGTGGGCGGCCGGCGACTACCTGGACTGGGCCCGTCGGACCGTCTGGGACATCAACCGCCACTACTCCGCCGAGATCGCCCGGATCGCGAACGCGTACAACGGGATCGAGACGCAGTTCGACCACCGGACCGGGCGGCCGGTGATCGAACCCCGGTCGGGCGAGGAAGGCCACATCCGGTACCGGATGGACAACGGCAACATCTGGATCAACTGGAACCAGCAAGTCGTCACCATGATGAGCAACGACATGCGCAAGGTGCTCAAGACGCTGGCGGCCCAGTACGACAGCGTCACCCTCCAGAAGGCGCCCCGGCAGGTCACGACGCCGAAGGGGGACGGCAACCTCGGCAACCTGCCCAACCCGTCCGGCAACGGCGACCCGAACGAGGAATACAAGGACCTCGTCGACCGGCTCCTCAACCGCGACGGCCCGAGCACGCCGGACTGGGACGAGCTGTTCAACCGGCTCGGCCCCGGTGACGGGTCCAACTCGCCGGACTGGGACGAGCTGTTCAACCGGACCGACCCCGGTGACGGCTCCAATACGCCGGACTGGGACGAGCTGTTCAACCGGACGGACCCCGGCGGCGGTTCCGGTGGTCCGGGCCCGGAGATCCCCAACGCGGCGGACATCGAACTGCCGCCCGGGACCGAGAAGTCCCTGGACAGCGCACCTCCCGGCATCAACGACTTCGAGGGCATCACCCCGCCTCCAGGAGTCGACATCCCCGACCTGAGCGGTTCGGGGCAGCCAGGTCCTCCCACGTCCTTCAACCCCGGAGAACTGCCGGGAGGCGCCCCGCTGCCCGGGCTGGACGGCCTCGGCCCCGGCGTCCAGACCCCGCCGCTGCCCGACCCGGCCGGGTTCACGCCGGGGGAGTTCGGCTCCGGTGCGCCGGGAGGGCTGCCGGGCGGCATCCCGCTGCCCACCCTGCCCGGCGGCCTCCCGTCGCCCGCCACCGGCGGCGTCCCCCGACCCGCGCCGTTCACCCCGACCGGTGGTCCGGGCACGGGGTCGACCGGGCCCGTCGACGTGACGCCCGCCGAGTTCACCGCGGTCCCGCCGCCCGACCTGGACAGCGCGGGACCGCTCCTGCCGCCGGAACTCCCCTCGCCCGCCGACTGGGCGGCCGGGCAGCCACCCGGTCTGGGCTCCTCACCGGGTGACCGCGGTGTGCCGCCGATGATGCCTCCGATGGCTCCGATGTCGCCTCCGCAGGGTGGTGGCGCCGGTGATCGTTCCGACGCCTCGGGTCTGATCGGTGGCGAGGTGGAGCCGTGGGAGGGCGCGGGTGTGCCGGGCCTCGGCGATCCGCAGGGGCTGGTGGAGCTGCCTTCGGTGGAGCCGCAGGAGTGGGCGGCGTCGCCGCAGGCAGGTGGTGTTCCGGCCGGTGGTTTGGGTTCTGGTGTGCCGCCGATGATGCCTCCGATGGCTCCGATGTCGCCTCCGCAGGGTGGTGGCGCCGGTGATCGTTCCGACGCCTCGGGCCTGATCGGTGGCGAGGTGGAGCCGTGGGAGGGTGTGGCGCCTTCCGGTGTGGGCGACCCGCTGGGGTTGGTGGAGCTGCCTTCGGTGGAGCCGCAGGAGTGGGCGGCGTCGCCGCAGGCGGGTGGTGTTCCGGCTGGCGGTTTGGGTTCTGGTGTGCCGCCGATGATGCCTCCGATGGCTCCGATGTCGCCTCCGCAGGGTGGTGGCGCCGGTGATCGTTCCGACGCCTCGGGCCTGATCGGTGGCGAGTCGCAGCCCTGGGAGGGTGTCACGCCCGCCGGTGTGGGTGACCCGCAAGGACTGGCGGAGCTGCCTTCGGTCGAGCCGCAGGAGTGGGCGGCGTCGCCGCAGGCGGGTGGTGTTCCGGCCGGTGGTTTGGGTTCTGGTGTGCCGCCGATGATGCCTCCGATGGCTCCGACGCCGCCTGCTCCGCAGGGTGGCGGCGCCGGTGACCGTTCCGACGCCTCGGGTCTGATCGGCGGTGAGTCGCAGCCCTGGGAGGGTGCCGCGCCCGCCGGTGTGGGTGACCCGCAGGGGTTGGTCGAAGTGCCTTCGGTGGAGCCGCAGGAGTGGGCGGCATCCCCGCAGCAGCAGGCGGGTGCCGTTGGTTCCGGTGTGCCGCCGATGATGCCTCCGATGGCTCCGACGCCGCCTGCCCCGCAGGGTGGTGGCGCCGGTGACCGTTCCGACGCCTCGGGCTTGATCGGTGGTGAGTCGCGGCCCTGGGAGGTCGGAGGGTTGCCGGGTTCGGGTGATCCGGGCCAACCGGGGGACGTGGCCCCGACCACGCCGCAGGAGTGGGCCGTGGCCGGGGGAGCGGGAGTGGTGCCGGACGCGGTGCCGGCGCAGCCCGCCGTGGAGCCGGTCGTGGCCGCCTCGGAACCGGAACCCCCGTCGCTGCCCGCCGACGGCCGGATCGCGCCTGGGGAAGGCGATGCCCCGCTCGTGGTTCCCCCGGCCGGTGCGGCGCCCCCTGCCGTGGCGCCCCCTGTCGCGGTGCCGCCCGTCCTGACGCCTCCTGTGGTCGTGCCACCGGCAACCGGCACGCCGACGACCGGCACGCCGACGACGGGAACGCCTTCCGGGAACCAGCCCGCGGCGAACCAGCCCGCCAGGCAGCCGGACCGCGCCGGCGGCGAGGGCGCGTCGGGCAACCCGCGCAAGGACCGGGCCGCCGTCGCGCCCGTCCTGCTGCCCGGCCACGTCGACGCCCCCGCGACGCCACCCGTCGACGAGGACGTCGTGCCGGTCATCGACCTCGACGTGGAGGAGGACACCAGCGCCTGGGGCGCGACCGGGGCGGTGGGACTGCTCTGGGGCGCTTCCAAGGCGACCCGCCGCGACGACGACGATGACGAACCGGCGCCGGCGCCGGACTACGCGCTTCGCGACAGCGCGCCGTGGCAGCACTCGTCCAGCACCGCGGTCCGGGTGCAGCCGCCGCCCGCCACCCGTCCGCGCGACGGCAGCTCCGTCCCGAAGCCCTACTTCCCCGACGACGACATGCCGATGGCCGGTGACCAGGAGGTGCCCGAGGAGGTCGAGGAGATCGGCGAGCCGGAGGCCGACGAGGAGGCCGAGCGCACCGCGAGCGACCTGCTGAAGCAGGACGAGCGGGTGTGGGGCGCCCCCGCGCCGCGCGTCCCGGGGGTCATCGAGTGA
- a CDS encoding WXG100 family type VII secretion target — MTSYTFDQRMADQARDQMAEISTRLRTKLIEMHEQVMTTLQEWDGPSRDQYQVAKSKWDAAANRMPHSLNAAEVALQNITGGYVRVEHTGVNAFGGFDIR, encoded by the coding sequence GTGACGAGCTACACCTTTGACCAGCGCATGGCCGACCAGGCCCGCGACCAGATGGCGGAGATCAGCACGCGGCTCCGCACCAAGCTGATCGAGATGCACGAGCAGGTCATGACCACGCTGCAGGAGTGGGACGGCCCGTCCCGCGACCAGTACCAGGTCGCCAAGAGCAAGTGGGACGCCGCCGCCAACCGGATGCCGCACAGCCTCAACGCCGCGGAGGTCGCCCTCCAGAACATCACCGGCGGGTACGTGCGGGTCGAGCACACCGGCGTCAACGCCTTCGGCGGGTTCGACATCAGGTGA